Proteins encoded within one genomic window of Thermus oshimai DSM 12092:
- a CDS encoding FmdB family zinc ribbon protein, with amino-acid sequence MPVYVYKGLETGNYYEFEQGFHDEPLKAHPETGEPLKRVITAPAIIFKGSGWHIKDYAKKSEGKSESGESGEKKE; translated from the coding sequence ATGCCGGTCTACGTGTACAAGGGCTTGGAAACGGGCAACTACTACGAGTTTGAGCAGGGCTTCCACGACGAACCCCTGAAGGCCCACCCCGAGACCGGGGAGCCCTTGAAGCGGGTCATCACCGCCCCCGCCATCATCTTCAAGGGGTCGGGCTGGCACATCAAGGACTACGCCAAGAAGAGCGAGGGCAAGTCCGAAAGCGGGGAGAGCGGGGAGAAGAAGGAGTAA